The sequence below is a genomic window from Coffea arabica cultivar ET-39 chromosome 4c, Coffea Arabica ET-39 HiFi, whole genome shotgun sequence.
GAATCATAGCCTCCTAGCTATCTTTCTTGCTCAACTTATGTCATGCAAATGTTTCCAAATGATATGATGAATTTACCTGATTTTAGTTGTCTGTATATTCATCAATGCCAAATTTAGAGTAAGCATACAACTACCTGAATGCCAGAGGTTTCCTCGCATTCCTTGTCATCGAGGCGATATTCATGCATTACCCAATCGGTTCTGATTCCCTGAGGAGCTCGGCCTCTGTAGTAAACCAATGTCTTCTTCATCCCAATTGGTCGATTTTGACTCGACACCTTCCGATCTTTCCCTGTGGACTTCCAATATCCGGCTCTGGTTGCTCTATTAGTTCTAAATCCATTTGGGTACTTTCTGTCCCTTGGTCCAAAAAAGTACCACTCTGGATCTCTACTGGGCAAGAATGATTTCTCTGCAGCAGAAGTGCAATACTCGAATTATTATCAAAAACGAAAATCTCCAAACATTGCCATGAAGTTCAAGAGAATAATGAAGGGATGAATGCCTTATGATGGTTGAGCAAATTTATTGCATAAACAAGAAGTTGCTCGAACATAGTGATTATTGAGTATGCTAGCATACATATATGATTTGAGTTGAAAAGATCGATCATTTGAACTAATCATCACGATTTTGCAGAACAAACTCGACTTATATAAATACGTCATTGACAACATGCTAGaagctgaagaagaagaagaaaagaaggaagatggagaagaagaaaatgagggGGAAAAAATACCTGCTAATTCCCAAGGCTCACATTTGTAAAGATCAACTTCAGGAAtgatatcaagttcaatttcttGGCCATGAATTTTCCTCTTGAGATAATAATTCACAAGCTCTTCATCAGTGGGATGGAACCTAAAACCAGGAGGCAATCCGACTGGTGCCATGATTGATTCCCTCCCTCCTGATCTTCCACCACCCTGATATATACACTCTTTGCCGATGAGTTTCCTATAACATTACTGCTACAAAGAACAGGCTTGCCCACTATATATAATAAAGGATTCAAAGTCCCTTGTCTTTGAGTGTCCGTCtttaactttttcttcttttgcagaTTCTCAGAAACGTTTCCTGCAAGCCCTTGTCTTATTAGCTCCTGATAGAGTGCATCCAACTCTTTCCTCCTCACTCTTATATCTTTACGAAACAATTTTTACCATAGAATATGGATTGGCTGTTGCTTTCCCTCGTCAAATTATATATATGGGCTTAAAGCAAGAGAACATGAGAATGGCAATGGTCCGGGCTGTTACGTTAAGCCTAGATCATTTGGAAACGTGATCATTTGAATAATCATTTTATGGTTCATTTTTTAGATTATTTAGCAAATTTTTTTCTATTGATAATTTGATCTAGCATAATTCTATAATCTAACCATACAAACCCATAAATgtggataataattttttttttttttttgcaagtggTAATGTTTTGTGGTGATCCAACTAAATTTCAAACTTTACAAAGTGAGATACCTCTTTTGGTGTTATTGTTGTCTTTGGATATGaagttaaagaaaaaaaatatttttcatatgAAGAAAGGTTTGCTGTTTGGTAAAATAAATTAATGATGTACTGTAAAAATATCTTAACAATTGTAAGTGGTTATTTGTCATTAAGCTTAAGAAATTTATGCGTCAAACGTTTAGGACTCCCTAAAACTTAAGGAAATCCAACACAATTTTGCTCATCCCTTTCACGactaaagtgaatttttttatgTAGTCACTTTAGGATGCGTGCGTATATAATAAGGACATACCCAAATAAATGGTGTAGTGGAAGAGCTATATTACGAGTGCATAatcgaaaaatttcgatttatccttcgaaattttcaaaattgacaaTTCGAAATTCGGAACTGAAATTGGAtttttcgatttcgaattatgCGAATTTAGTTCGAATCggtaatgaaaattttcaaatcggAATTCagaattcctatttcgatttcaaattcttttttcatatacatatatacatataatatatatatatatggaatctaacatttatataataataataatttttatattcttgaaTTCGGAGAAATCGGAATTTACCGAAtttcgaattaaatttggaacgaattcgaattcgaaattcggtCGAAAATTCTTatgccaaaatttcaaaaaatttcgaCTTCAAAGTTCCGAATTACCAATTTTGATTCCAATTCACCCCGGCCCCTAAGCTATATAACGTTGAGAAAGGAACAAAGACATCCGATTCTGGGTAAAATTATTCTCAACGATGTAACATTTTTAAACATACTATAAATGAATGTTAACTAATTGTACAATCTTATAATAAAAGAGACGCAATTATAATATATGAACTTTTAAGCCTCGAGATCTTAAATTTAGCAATAAGAATtctaaataattaataatgAGTTATTCAATTAGTTATAATTTGTTATACTGttcaaaaataattatattGACAATTATTCTAACCCCTTTCCCCATGACATTAGAGGAGAGCAATGCAGGATTTTGACTTTGAGAAAATCACCATATATTTTACAGCAGTTTCTATCCTTTCAATTTGCTACTTCCTCTTCTCCAAATTGTGCCCCAAAACAgttgaagtttttaatttcCTTTATTACAATTCTAGTTGGTTATTAAAATAGGTATAAAACAAAAGTCACTAAAATATTAGTGGCAGCCCCCTTCATAGAGAATTCCTTTATCTTTCAAAAACTAATGGGCTTAACTCCACCATTTTATGCTACAAATTAAGATCACGTATCTTAAAATTGAAGCTAAAGAAATTTACAATCTGATTTCATGCAAAATCAACATCAAgtaataatataattttttgcCGTTCAATTAAAACTTAtgatttttctccaaaataaataaataaataaatacttttaatattaagttgaagaaatGTCCCCACGTGAGCTACCTTTGGTTTCTGCTACATTTATAAGTCcatcatatgcatatatatactTTCATCACGCCCACATCCAATTATGACtgccaaaggaaaaaaattattataaattttactacaaagtataaatatttatacatatgGATCAAAATGATTTTTTACCTATACTAATTAATATGGaatcaagtcattaattttgTTAGTAAAGCCCAAATTAGCCACATTATATGtgcttcaaaaaagaaaaaaaaaattagccacATTACACTAATTAACAACACAGGCACTAGGCTTAATCATTTATGTTACTTCCACCTAGACCTTATTATTATCACTATTATGATGGTTATCTATCATGATGGAGTGGCTAAATTCGGACTCTTCTTCTgtgattttatattttgatgCATTAATGTTTCGTACTATTACTATCAGAACTTGTACCATGCAAGTGTGAATTCATAATTGCCCTGCTGGGCTTTTGAAGGTTGCTCGGGGAAATAGGTTTATTTGCCAAATTCTTGCTTCCGTAAGAAAATGTTAGAAAAAACATTCGCTTGGGGCGTCATACCGGGGTTGGTGGGGATTAGTTAACTCTTAGTAGAAGCCGTCCTGCTGGGCTTGCCCCTGTGGGGGTTCTTTCCCACATCGGTATTGGGGGGGTTTGGGGTTGGGTAGATAAGTCCCTTGGGCgccttcaaaagttgccggcttttgaaggtTGCTCGGGGAAATAGGTTTATTTGCCGAATTCTTGCTTTCGTAAGAAAATGTTAGAAAAAAAAGTGTGAATTCATAATGCAAGGCTATGAATTTGTCATATATATCCCTTCATCATTTTTAATTTGTAGGTTTCATTTCCTTAAATTTTTACATCTGTTGAGTaatcttaattaattaaattgaaTTCATATGAAATTTTTTGCACTTGTTTTTCTTGATGAGAATACTTTTTTGAACCTTGCAGATTGAATATGAATATGACGTGGTCACATCTTGTCCATCAATCTCCACCAATATAGATATAGAACCATACATACAAGCCCTTCGCGCTGTTCTTGAAGTAGTCTTCAACACAATTGCATGTGCTCTCTCTTTTTACAAAAAACATAAGCATATGGGGAATTattacccccaaaaaaaaaatactatatgATAAAAAAGTGGAACATTAAATGGAAAATTAAAAGCCTTGTCCGAATGGTGAGTCACACTCATTGGGAAGTTCAAACTTCAAGAATACAGGCTACAGTCCTCAGCCAAACAATACCAAAAGGAAAAAGCTaaaaatatccaaaatacaCTAAGAAACAAACAAATTGCCAATTCCATGCATATATTTAGAAATGGAATTTAATGAACAAAACCCTATATTGGTAATATTCCAGAGACATATTACTGCCGGGGAAAAGAATTAGGTAAAAGACTGAGAGTGCATTTAGtggcatttttttaaaaaaaaaaaaaaaaaagaagagaaaaacccTTGAAGAGAAAGAGACTAAGACAGAGGTATTATGAAGAGAGATGTTGAGTGAGTAACCGTTATATTATGGTCCTTAGTCCTTATTGTGAGCTAAATTATGGGATAACGGTAACAAAAGTCAAGGAATCAAAAACCATAatattttcccttctttttttctttctttgccttcATATTATTTTGATCATCAAGATTCAAGATTCATCTCCTCCTAACCTAGTCCTCGAAAAGaaactagagagagagaaaaaaatccccccccccccccccccacaaaaGAACCAACAGCAGCCTCTTTTTCCCTGTTTCTTTGATATTTTTCTCCCTACTACTACTACCACTACTCTTCAACTCCCTCCATTTACAACCCCTTCTGCTGCATCTCTGGCATGATGTAATATACCATCCCAACATCAATCTCTACACCTACTAGGAAATATATGCAGTTGAATGGTAATATAATGGCCATAGCTGATTCTTTTTCTCAAGtactgcttcttcttcttttgcatCATCAATTTTTTGAAGGAGAGTTTCTAGCCTCTTTTTTACTTGGTCAATATTAACAGATAGATGGACTATGCAAGTGGAGGCAGTGGTTCGGGTGGTGACCACCATCACCACCACGATGCCTCTGGTCGTAGGAAGAAAAGATACCATCGACACACTGCTCATCAGATTCAAAGGCTTGAATCGTAAGAGTTATATGTAGTTCTAAGTTTGCATATGcatttgttgttgtttgatgatgATACTAAGGTtttgtttctctctctctctctttttggcGTGTGTTATTTTATGCGTGTTGATGAAAACGAAAAGCATGTTTAAGGAATGTCCTCATCCTGATGAGAAAACAAGGTTGCAGTTGAGTAGAGAGTTGGGATTGGCTCCTCGCCAGATTAAGTTCTGGTTCCAAAACAGGAGGACGCAAATGAaggtaatttatttattttttctattttggaaCCCTTTTGGATCATAGGTTGTTTTCTTGATGACATGATCTGGCGGTCCTTCTGTGATTGGTTTGACTTGGGCCTAACATGTTTTGGCTGAATATAATGACACAGGCACAACATGAACGAGCGGATAACTGTGCACTTAGAGCAGAAAATGATAAGATTAGATGCGAGAATATAGCCATCAGAGAAGCCTTAAAAAACGTGATTTGCCCTTCTTGCGGAGGCCCTCCGGTTGGAGAAGATTCCTACTTTGACGAGCAAAAGCTTCGAATGGAAAATGCCCAGTTGAAAGAAGAGGTAGAATTCTTAATTTCTTCTCGACTTTCAATGCTTAAATTTGCTCATGGTTTCTTGCTTGTGAACTAATTCAAGTTGTTTGTATTATTTTGTAGCTTGATAGAGTTTCTAGCATTGCGGCAAAGTATATTGGTAGACCTATTTCACAACTTCCACCAGTGCAGCCTATTCATATATCTTCACTAGACTTGTCCATGTCTAGTTTTGGAGGAGGAGGAATGGTTGGTCCATCACTTGACCTTGATCTTCTTCCAGGAAGTTCATCAACTATGCCAGGTTTACCCTTCCCAGCAATGAGCATTTCAGACATGGATAAATCCCTTATGGCTGATATTGCTGGGAATGCCATGGATGAATTGATTAGGCTTTTACAAACCAATGAACCTCTTTGGATGAAGTCCCCGGTCGACGGGAGGGAAGTTCTTAATCTTGAGAGTTATGAAAGAATTTTTCCAAGGGCTAACACTCACTTGAGAAGTCCAAATATACGGATTGAAGCTTCAAGAGATTCAGGTGTTGTGATAATGAACGGTTTAGCATTGGTGGACATGTTTATGGATGCGGTCAGCagccttctctttttttcactttatttgattttatttattgTGTTTTCGTCAACATTGAATAATGAAAATTATGGCTGTTTTGTAGAATAAGTGGGTAGAATTATTTCCTACTATAGTCTCAAGGGCAAGAACACTTGAAGTAATATCATCTGGCATATTGGGCAGCCAAAGTGGTACACTGCAATTGGTAattacttccttttttttcttgtccTTTTTGCATTTTCCGCTTTCAAATAAACACAGTTCCGTGCTATGGAAAGAGATCATGGGCTGTAATTTTTTTACCATTTGATGTTTTCATTTTAAATCCAATATTTTGATGCAGATGTATGAAGAATTACACGTGCTTTCACCTTTTGTACCCCCTAGGCAGCTGTACTTCCTTCGTTTCTGTCAGCAGATTGAGCAAGGTTCTTGGGCAATAGTCGATGTTTCGTATGATATTCCTCAAGAAAATCAATTTGCTTCTCCATGTAAAACTCACAGGCTTCCTTCCGGATGTTTGATACAAGATATGCCCAATGGCTACTCCAAAGTAAGTTCACTGTAGTAGTGTTATTAAactagtttttgttttttgtttcattCCAGACACCACTAATTTTAGCTATAAATGCTATGCCAAATATAGGTTACTTGGGTGGAACAtttagaaattgaagaaaaagctCCTGTGCACAGGCTCTTTAGAGATCTCATTCACAGTGGTTTGGCATTTGGTGCTGAAAGATGGCTTGCCACTCTTCAAAGAATGTGTGAAAGATTTGCTTGTCTGATGGTAACCGGCAATTCTACACGTGACCTTGGAGGAGGTACGTAAATTCGTTTTTGTATTCAATTAATTTCGACTTTTCCTCTAAAGTCATTATTTTTCTATACGAATATATTATTGTTTTCCTTTGGGATAATGCTTAGTTCAATTACTAGTATTTTTGCGTCCTTTTCTGAATTTATGGCTGCATTTTGGTGTACAGTAATTCCATCGGCTGAGGGGAAGAGAAGTATGATGAAACTTGCACAAAGAATGGTAAGCAGCTTCTGCCAAAGCATCAATCCATCCAATGGCCATCAATGGACAACACTCTCAGGCCTGAATGAATTTGAAGTTAGAGCCACACTCCACAAATGCACAGATCCTGGACAGCCTAATGGTGTGGTCCTTAGCGCAGCTACTACAATATGGCTTCCAATCCCTCCACAAAATGTCTTCGACTTTTTTCGTGATGAGAGGACCAGGCATCAGGTACTTGATGAATACACAATCAACCTTATTTAGATATAGAAACGTGATAATAATGTGATAATGGTGCAGATTAGATTATATTTTCCATTAATTTCTGCAGTGGGATGTTCTTTCCAATCAAGCTCCAGTACAAGAAGTTGCTCACATTGCCAATGGCTCTCATCCTGGAAACTGCATATCTGTTTTAAGGGTAATAGCATAACTATGAAACCGTTCTTTTCATAATACAACGTTCATTCATATGTAACAAAGATTAAAGTTGCTGATGATCCCAGAAATTCGAGCAGGCCTTCAACACAAACCAAAACAACATGTTGATTCTTCAAGAAAGCTGCATAGATGCATCAGGGTCGCTGGTAGTTTTTGGTCCAGTTGATCTTCCAGCTATAAACATAGCAATGAGTGGTGAGGATCCATCATACATCCCATTACTGCCATCGGGGTTCACCATAACACCTGATGGCAGGCCTGGTAACCAGCAGCAGATACAAGCTGCAGGAGGAGATGGAGCATCAACAAGTTCAAATGCAGCGGCAGCAGCAGTAAtggggggtggtggtggtggtaggTCAGGTGGAGCTGGAGGTTCACTTATTACAGTAGTATTCCAAATACTAGTAAGCAGCTTACCATCAGCTAAAATGAGCCCAGAGTCAGTAAATACCGTTAATAACCTTATCGGCACCACTGTCCACCAAATTAAAGCTGCCTTGAATTgctccactactacttcttgataATCATCTTCATTCAATTCAATTGAATTCAGGTAGCCAGCCAGCTCTTTTTGCTTCTTTCTACTTCTTATGCTGGATACTGCTGGTCATGATCCTCCTGTTGCATGCACCACTTATAAAATGCAACTGTCCCctcatcttttgttttgtttttctcgACCATAAATACTACTAGTACAGACCAGAAAGAACATTTTTCAGAGGCTATCCACCCTAGCTGCTCTTGTGTAGCTGGGGTATTAATACTATTACTTCAATGAagaggagagaaagaaagaaagaaaaaggaactcTTAATTTCTTGGGGAGGGGAGGTTAGTTGGGATTATGAATGCTCCATCATCAATAGCTGAAGCTGACAAATTTGCTGCATCCATATGctcctgctgctgctgctgctactgGTGCTGTTTAACTGCAAGATTCATTACGGTTCACAACTactttaatttatttcaacttttgatttttttttttttttttggttgggtgTGGGTGGATTTTTGTTTCGGTTTTCATCTATTATATATTGCTGAAAAAGAGGGAGTCAAGAACGCACCATACTAGTATTTCATGCTGTGGGCCTTCGTTTCTTTCTCTGTCAAATTGTGTTTTATTACACACAATTTTTCCGTTTTCTTGCTTCTTTTAGCTTTCTAAACACAGCAAGAATGTTGTATGGTTCGGGTATTGACTTCTGTATTCTTGAACTTTCTGTCTTTTCAATGGAAATTTCTTGTCTTTAGATTTTATTGTACTGTTTTGATATTGCAACAGCGGATTGTAACTTCTCACCCTACCCCCTTAATAGGTGTGGATCTTGCACGAGTTCAATTAAATACAACTCCTATTGATTAGGTGGACAAGCAAATAAACTgggatttttcttttcatttaccttCTTCTATTTCTTTTGTCCATCACCCTTGTTTTTAAGTTATCAaaacttaaaataataatatatactaggaaaatggaaaatttatctTGATGAAAAAATTAACCATTATGCTAATTGAACTAAATAATTTATCATTTCATTTGTAGCCTATGGAAGGTTATTCATAACTTAATTGTATaaagaatttgatttgttttcATACTTTAAAACTTTTTAATAGAGGACTTAACCTAATGACATGTACACTTACTTTTGACGAGATCTTGGTCTAATAATCTTCAAACTTCATAAATTCTCCATTCAAATACTATTTGCGGGTTGATTTACGGTAGTGTTGAGTTGCAAATTGCTTGATCTCACTATTGAGATTTAGATTTAATcttatgttaaaaaaaattgagaaaattgtTTAAAAATATCTCTCATATTtcgtcaaatgaatttattcgccCGTCActattaaaatattaattttacgtCCCTCACAAATTCAAGTTAACGAAATTCGGTCTCAAATTAAGCTTTGAACAATTTTTAGTTTGAAATCACCATATGACTCATATGcaatcatttttaaaatattaaggatatatatgtaattttattattaaaattaaaaaaatataaaatatatatatacttaaaataaaaaaaaaaatatatatatatatatatatatatatatatatatatactcgagctcgcgagctaacgagtttaatattttgagctcgattTCAACTCCAGCCGCTTgtgagcggctcgattcgtttgcaaccctaattCAGGGTAAAAAGCGATCGAAAATCCATGTGTATGCAATGTACAAAGAAAGTTACGCGCAGTTGaaaatagccaaaaaaaaattatgcaatatacaaaaaaaaattacgcGCGATTGAAAATGGCCAAAACCGTCCGGAACGGTCGCAGGTGTCCGTGCCCCATGTCCATCTCCCACCCACCCGACTTTGCCGTCCCGAGCCTCCAACAACAATGAACAATCTCCCTGTCACGGTGGTCCTGGAGTGTGAGAATAAAGACGGCCATGAGTTCAAAGTCATATTGTGGGTGGGACCAAAACAATGACAGATTGGATATCTTTTTCGTTAACATCAATTTAATTTAAGGCCACCACACCACTGTTGTATTGTATGACTCAGaagttgggagatttaattcgACAATAACGTACAATAAAACAATTAATAATCCATCCGTGTGTACCTC
It includes:
- the LOC140004899 gene encoding NAC domain-containing protein 54-like isoform X2; this encodes MAPVGLPPGFRFHPTDEELVNYYLKRKIHGQEIELDIIPEVDLYKCEPWELAEKSFLPSRDPEWYFFGPRDRKYPNGFRTNRATRAGYWKSTGKDRKVSSQNRPIGMKKTLVYYRGRAPQGIRTDWVMHEYRLDDKECEETSGIQDSYALCRVFKKNGVCTEIEEQQGQSSLSFLDYSQGVVNDYETMSPDVPLASSTSCMEEEDKEDKDDSWMQFITDDAWCSSTAPFVGQEEVSQVAFTN
- the LOC140004900 gene encoding homeobox-leucine zipper protein ROC8-like isoform X2, which gives rise to MDYASGGSGSGGDHHHHHDASGRRKKRYHRHTAHQIQRLESMFKECPHPDEKTRLQLSRELGLAPRQIKFWFQNRRTQMKAQHERADNCALRAENDKIRCENIAIREALKNVICPSCGGPPVGEDSYFDEQKLRMENAQLKEELDRVSSIAAKYIGRPISQLPPVQPIHISSLDLSMSSFGGGGMVGPSLDLDLLPGSSSTMPGLPFPAMSISDMDKSLMADIAGNAMDELIRLLQTNEPLWMKSPVDGREVLNLESYERIFPRANTHLRSPNIRIEASRDSGVVIMNGLALVDMFMDANKWVELFPTIVSRARTLEVISSGILGSQSGTLQLMYEELHVLSPFVPPRQLYFLRFCQQIEQGSWAIVDVSYDIPQENQFASPCKTHRLPSGCLIQDMPNGYSKVTWVEHLEIEEKAPVHRLFRDLIHSGLAFGAERWLATLQRMCERFACLMVTGNSTRDLGGVIPSAEGKRSMMKLAQRMVSSFCQSINPSNGHQWTTLSGLNEFEVRATLHKCTDPGQPNGVVLSAATTIWLPIPPQNVFDFFRDERTRHQWDVLSNQAPVQEVAHIANGSHPGNCISVLRKFEQAFNTNQNNMLILQESCIDASGSLVVFGPVDLPAINIAMSGEDPSYIPLLPSGFTITPDGRPGNQQQIQAAGGDGASTSSNAAAAAVMGGGGGGRSGGAGGSLITVVFQILVSSLPSAKMSPESVNTVNNLIGTTVHQIKAALNCSTTTS
- the LOC140004899 gene encoding NAC domain-containing protein 54-like isoform X1 — its product is MAPVGLPPGFRFHPTDEELVNYYLKRKIHGQEIELDIIPEVDLYKCEPWELAEKSFLPSRDPEWYFFGPRDRKYPNGFRTNRATRAGYWKSTGKDRKVSSQNRPIGMKKTLVYYRGRAPQGIRTDWVMHEYRLDDKECEETSGIQVDSYALCRVFKKNGVCTEIEEQQGQSSLSFLDYSQGVVNDYETMSPDVPLASSTSCMEEEDKEDKDDSWMQFITDDAWCSSTAPFVGQEEVSQVAFTN
- the LOC140004900 gene encoding homeobox-leucine zipper protein ROC8-like isoform X1; the protein is MDYASGGSGSGGDHHHHHDASGRRKKRYHRHTAHQIQRLESMFKECPHPDEKTRLQLSRELGLAPRQIKFWFQNRRTQMKAQHERADNCALRAENDKIRCENIAIREALKNVICPSCGGPPVGEDSYFDEQKLRMENAQLKEELDRVSSIAAKYIGRPISQLPPVQPIHISSLDLSMSSFGGGGMVGPSLDLDLLPGSSSTMPGLPFPAMSISDMDKSLMADIAGNAMDELIRLLQTNEPLWMKSPVDGREVLNLESYERIFPRANTHLRSPNIRIEASRDSGVVIMNGLALVDMFMDANKWVELFPTIVSRARTLEVISSGILGSQSGTLQLMYEELHVLSPFVPPRQLYFLRFCQQIEQGSWAIVDVSYDIPQENQFASPCKTHRLPSGCLIQDMPNGYSKVTWVEHLEIEEKAPVHRLFRDLIHSGLAFGAERWLATLQRMCERFACLMVTGNSTRDLGGVIPSAEGKRSMMKLAQRMVSSFCQSINPSNGHQWTTLSGLNEFEVRATLHKCTDPGQPNGVVLSAATTIWLPIPPQNVFDFFRDERTRHQWDVLSNQAPVQEVAHIANGSHPGNCISVLRAFNTNQNNMLILQESCIDASGSLVVFGPVDLPAINIAMSGEDPSYIPLLPSGFTITPDGRPGNQQQIQAAGGDGASTSSNAAAAAVMGGGGGGRSGGAGGSLITVVFQILVSSLPSAKMSPESVNTVNNLIGTTVHQIKAALNCSTTTS